A window of Shumkonia mesophila genomic DNA:
CAGGATGCCGACGCGCCTGCGGGATACCCCTTCGGCGATCTGCTTTTGGATGACGGCGGCGCCCGGGAAGCCGCCCTGCGCGCGGCGCCGCTTGCTGATGGTCCACAGCAACGAGGCCTCGATGGGCGTCGTCGTTTCGTCGATGTCGCTGCCATAGAGGCAGAGCCCGGCCTCGAGCCGCAGCGAATCGCGCGCCCCCAGGCCGATCGGCTTGACCTCCGGCTGGGCCAGCAGGGTGCGGGCCAGTTCCTCGGCCCGGGCGGCCGGCACCGAAATCTCGAAACCGTCCTCGCCGGTGTAGCCCGAGCGGGTGGCCTGGCAGCCGATGCCGGCGATCTTGATGTCGGTGATGCTCATGAAGGGCATGGCCGCCGAGGCGGGGGCGAGGCGGGCCATCACCTTGGCGGCCTCCGGCCCCTGCAGCGCCAGAAGCGCCCGGTCGGCCAGGATCTCCATCTTGAGGCGGCCGGCCAGCTTGGCTTCGATGTGGGCGAAATCGGCGTCCTTGCAGGCGGCGTTGACCACCAGGAACAGGTGGTCGTCGCGTCTGGCGATCATCAGGTCGTCGAGGATGCCGCCCGCATCATTGGTGAACATCGTATAGCGGATGCGCCCACGGGGCAGTTCGACGACGTCTCCGGGCACCAGGGTTTCGAAGGCGGCATCGGCGTCGGGACCCCACAGGCGGGCCTGGCCCATGTGCGACACGTCGAACAGGCCGGCATGACCGCGGGTATGAAGATGCTCGGCCATGATGCCTTCGTATTGCACCGGCATGTCATAGCCGGCGAAGGGCACCATGCGGCCGCCGAGTTCGCGGTGCAGGGAATCCAGCGGCGTTCGCTTGAGGTTTTCGGACGGGGCGTCGGTCATCGGCTTCTCCCGGGCGGAACGAAGGCACACTCCGCCAGCCCCATGCCGACGGATGCCCCCTCTGTCCCACGACCTGAAAGAATCGCCGACGACGCGCCAGCTTACATCTTCGGTGGGGCGCCCCTCCCTAAGGCGAACGCCCGCTCTCCAGAGTTCAGTCTTCCTGCGGTCCTTTTGCCTGAGAGTTTCCGGGGCGGTTGCTCCTTCGGCGCCGGTGGCGGCCGACCCGCCGATCCGGTCTCTCCCACAGGAAGGGTCCTTGAGCCCGTCACCGACAGGCGCCAGCACCCGAGGGCCAGTTTAGAGACTTGCCGGGCAAGGTCAACCGTCAGCGCTGGCCTAGCGACGGATTCCGCTGGCCTGTTTGCGGTTGAACTCCAGTTCCTCCGGGGTCAGGTCATATCCCACGTAAATCCGGAAGTCGCGGCCGGTCTGTCCCTTTTTCAGGGGAAAGGCGAGAAAGACGGGTTCGTCCGTCCAGCGAAGCTGGCTGCGGTTGCCGGTGAACTCGACGGTGCCCGCGAAGTCCTGCTTGTTGAGAATCTCCTGGTCCTTGCCGGTCACGGCGACGAAATAATGCACCAGCGCCTTGCCGTCGCGATTGGCGGGGCCGCGGGCCATCTCCATCGAAACTGCCATCTCGACGGAAAGCGTTCCCTCGCCCGTCTCTTTCTTCATGTCGTAGTCGCAGGCCCCGGTGGCATCGACCAGCCGGGCCTCGTAGAGGACATCGGTGAGATCGCGGCCGGCCCCCTCGACGAATTTCGTGAGCGAGGCGGCATCGCCGAGCACCGAAAGCTCCGGGCAGGGCGGCGGCGGGGCGCTGGCCGTGAACATCCCGCAGGCGGAAAGGGCCGCCGTCATCATCGCGATCGCGGCCGGCCGGTAAGCGAAAAGATGCGTCATGGCGCTCACAATGTCGAATGGGTGCCGTCGCAGAACGGCGCGTCGCCGGTCCGCTTGCAGCCGCACAGATGGACGGTTTCCGACTGCTTCGCGGTGAAGACCGTCGGCGTCAGGCCGGTTCCCTTGTGGGAGCCGTCGCAATAGGGCTGCCCGGCGCTGCGTCCGCAGCGGCACCAGGCGTATTTCTTGCCGGCCTCGACATCGACCGCGTAAGGACCTTTTTGGGCGACAATGGATGGTTCCATGGCATTTTCTTCTTTCTATGCCGGATCGGGCGTGAGAAGGCGACTTTAGGGGACTCCCGCCGGCGGCTCAAGGCCGCTCGCTGGATTCCCGCGCCGGCCCGCCCTTGCCAGCGGCGCCTCCAGCCCGTAAACAGACGGTGGCCCGGGGCCGCCCGGCCCCCGCCGCCACCGATCCCGAGGGAAGACATGGCCGTTTACACCGAGGTTTCGGACGAGGACCTGACCGCCTTCGTCGCCGGTTACGGCGTCGGCGAGGTGATGTCGTGCAAGGGCATCGCCGAGGGCATCGAGAACACCAACTATCTGGTCGAGACCGAGGGCGGCCGCTTCATCCTGACGCTTTACGAACGGCGGGTGAAACGCGACGAACTGCCATTCTTCCTGGGGCTGATGGAGCATCTGGCAGCCAAGGGCGTGCCCTGCCCGACGCCGCTTGGCACCGCCGACGGCCAGGTGTTGCGCGAGTTGTGCGGGCGGCCGGCGGCGATGGTGTCCTACCTCGACGGCATGTGGCCGCGCCGGCCCACGCCCGATCATTGTGCCGCCCTCGGCCAGGCGCTGGCGCATCTGCATCGGGCCGGCGCCGATTTTGCGCTCCACCGGGCCAACGACTTGTCGCTGGCCGGCTGGCGGCCGCTGCTGGCGGCCTCGCTCGACCACGCCGATACCGTCAAGCCGGGACTGGCCGCCGAGCTCGAGGCGGAGCTGGCCTATTTGGAGAGCCATTGGCCGGCGGATCTGCCGGCCGGCGTCATCCACGCCGACCTTTTTCCCGACAATGTGTTCTTCCGGGGGCCCACGCTCACCGGCCTCATCGACTTCTATTTCGCCTGCAACGACTTTTTCGCCTACGACGTGGCGGTCTGCCTGAATGCCTGGTGCTTCGAGAGGGACGGCGCGTTCAACGCCACCAAGGCCAGGCGGCTGCTGGCCGCCTACGGGCGGGTGCGGGCCTTCACGGCGGCGGAACTGGCGGGCCTGGCGGTGCTGGCCCGCGGCAGCGCCTTGCGTTTCCTTTTGACCCGGCTCTACGACTGGGTGCATACCCCGAAGGGGGCCCTGGTGACGCCCAAGGACCCGCTGGAATATCTGGGCAAACTGCGCTTCCATCAGGCCGTCACCGGCCCGGGCGCCTATGGATTGGGATGATGCCGTGACGGAACCGAACCCCCGCGCCGAACAGGACAACGCCGTCGACATCTTCACCGACGGCGCCTGCAGCGGCAATCCGGGACCGGGCGGCTGGGGAGCGGTGATGCGCTGGCGCGGCCACGAGAAGGAGCTCTATGGCGGCGAGGCGATGACCACCAACAACCGCATGGAAATGATGGCGGCGATCAAGGCCCTGGAGGCGCTGGGCCGGCCGGTGCCGGTGCGCCTGCACACCGACAGCCGCTATCTGCGCGACGGCATTACCGGCTGGATCCACGCCTGGAAGCGCAACGGCTGGAAGACCGCCGCCAAGAAGCCGGTCAAGAACGAAGATCTGTGGCGACGGCTGGACACGCTGTTGGTCGGCCAGCGGGTGGAATGGCACTGGGTCAAGGGCCACGCCGGCCACGTCGAGAACGAACGGGCGGACGAACTGGCCCGGCGGGGCATCGCCGAGATTGCCGGCGCCGAGGCGGCCGAACGAGCGACAACGGGAGGATGATCATGAAGGTCATGCATTTCGAGGACGCACCCACCAAGAGCTTCGAGGGGGCCGGCGCCACCGGCGTCGTCGGCCGGCTGCTGATCGGCCAGGCCGACGGGGCGCCCAATTTTGCCATGCGCCTGTTCGAACTGGCCGAGGGCGGCGCGACGCCCCGCCACGCCCATGCCTGGGAGCACGAAGTCTTCGTGCACGCCGGCAAGGGGGCGGTCTGGCGCAATGGCGAGTGGATCGACGTGCAGCCGGGCTCGGTCGTCTTCGTGC
This region includes:
- a CDS encoding homoserine kinase encodes the protein MAVYTEVSDEDLTAFVAGYGVGEVMSCKGIAEGIENTNYLVETEGGRFILTLYERRVKRDELPFFLGLMEHLAAKGVPCPTPLGTADGQVLRELCGRPAAMVSYLDGMWPRRPTPDHCAALGQALAHLHRAGADFALHRANDLSLAGWRPLLAASLDHADTVKPGLAAELEAELAYLESHWPADLPAGVIHADLFPDNVFFRGPTLTGLIDFYFACNDFFAYDVAVCLNAWCFERDGAFNATKARRLLAAYGRVRAFTAAELAGLAVLARGSALRFLLTRLYDWVHTPKGALVTPKDPLEYLGKLRFHQAVTGPGAYGLG
- the gcvT gene encoding glycine cleavage system aminomethyltransferase GcvT, giving the protein MTDAPSENLKRTPLDSLHRELGGRMVPFAGYDMPVQYEGIMAEHLHTRGHAGLFDVSHMGQARLWGPDADAAFETLVPGDVVELPRGRIRYTMFTNDAGGILDDLMIARRDDHLFLVVNAACKDADFAHIEAKLAGRLKMEILADRALLALQGPEAAKVMARLAPASAAMPFMSITDIKIAGIGCQATRSGYTGEDGFEISVPAARAEELARTLLAQPEVKPIGLGARDSLRLEAGLCLYGSDIDETTTPIEASLLWTISKRRRAQGGFPGAAVIQKQIAEGVSRRRVGILPEGKAPARAHTVVTDEAGAPVGEITSGGYGPSVGGPVAMGYVETAFAAPGTPLQLIVRERALPARVVKLPFTEHRYFKG
- a CDS encoding CDGSH iron-sulfur domain-containing protein — its product is MEPSIVAQKGPYAVDVEAGKKYAWCRCGRSAGQPYCDGSHKGTGLTPTVFTAKQSETVHLCGCKRTGDAPFCDGTHSTL
- the rnhA gene encoding ribonuclease HI, giving the protein MTEPNPRAEQDNAVDIFTDGACSGNPGPGGWGAVMRWRGHEKELYGGEAMTTNNRMEMMAAIKALEALGRPVPVRLHTDSRYLRDGITGWIHAWKRNGWKTAAKKPVKNEDLWRRLDTLLVGQRVEWHWVKGHAGHVENERADELARRGIAEIAGAEAAERATTGG
- a CDS encoding cupin domain-containing protein, translated to MKVMHFEDAPTKSFEGAGATGVVGRLLIGQADGAPNFAMRLFELAEGGATPRHAHAWEHEVFVHAGKGAVWRNGEWIDVQPGSVVFVPGGEEHQFCNTGSLPLRFVCLIPRGAPEL